The Streptomonospora litoralis genome window below encodes:
- the serC gene encoding phosphoserine transaminase produces the protein MLPSDGRFGCGPSKVRPEQLTSLASSGSGYMGTSHRQKPVKSLVGRVRSGLSQLFSLPEGYEVVVGNGGTTAFWDIAAHGLLREKSQHLSFGEFSSKFVKVAKGAPWLAEPSVVGTDPGTHGEPVAEDGVDAYALTHNETSTGVAMPIRRVPGAAEDALLMVDATSGAGGLPVDISETDVYYFAPQKCFASDGGLWVAVMSPKALARVDEIAASGRYIPEFFSLTTAVDNSRKDQTYNTPAVATLMLLADQVEWMNANGGLDWAVRRTAESSSVLYSWAEKIDYASPFVTDPAKRSQVVGTIDFADSVDAAAVAATLRANGIVDTEPYRKLGRNQLRIGMFPAIEPDDVRRLTECIEHVVSKQA, from the coding sequence ATGCTGCCCAGCGACGGCCGCTTCGGCTGCGGTCCGTCGAAGGTCCGACCCGAGCAACTCACCTCCCTCGCGTCGTCCGGCTCCGGCTACATGGGGACCTCGCACCGGCAGAAGCCGGTCAAGTCCCTGGTCGGGCGGGTGCGATCCGGTCTGTCGCAGCTCTTCAGCCTGCCCGAAGGCTACGAAGTGGTCGTCGGCAACGGCGGCACGACCGCGTTCTGGGACATCGCCGCGCACGGGCTGCTGCGTGAGAAGTCCCAGCACCTGTCCTTCGGCGAGTTCTCCTCGAAGTTCGTCAAGGTGGCCAAGGGCGCGCCGTGGCTCGCCGAGCCGAGCGTCGTCGGCACCGACCCCGGGACGCACGGCGAGCCGGTTGCCGAGGACGGTGTCGACGCCTACGCGCTGACCCACAACGAGACCTCGACCGGTGTCGCCATGCCGATCCGGCGGGTGCCCGGCGCGGCCGAGGACGCACTGCTGATGGTCGACGCCACCAGCGGCGCCGGCGGCCTGCCGGTGGACATCTCCGAAACCGACGTCTACTACTTCGCGCCGCAGAAGTGCTTCGCCTCCGACGGCGGGCTGTGGGTGGCCGTCATGTCGCCCAAGGCCCTGGCCCGCGTCGACGAGATCGCCGCTAGCGGGCGCTACATCCCCGAGTTCTTCTCGCTGACCACAGCCGTCGACAACTCGCGCAAGGACCAGACCTACAACACGCCCGCGGTCGCCACGCTCATGCTGCTCGCCGACCAGGTCGAGTGGATGAACGCGAACGGCGGCCTGGACTGGGCCGTCCGCCGCACAGCGGAGTCCTCGTCGGTGCTGTACTCCTGGGCGGAGAAGATCGACTACGCCAGCCCCTTTGTGACCGACCCCGCGAAGCGCTCGCAGGTCGTGGGCACGATCGACTTCGCCGACAGCGTCGATGCCGCCGCCGTGGCCGCCACCCTGCGCGCCAACGGCATCGTCGACACCGAGCCCTACCGCAAG
- a CDS encoding ISAs1 family transposase, with protein MPHQSATPQPAIGDFAQSLTAVDDPRNERGIRHEIGTVLAVALCALLCGSRSLRAIGQWAANTPHQTRTRLGCRITDPELGVRTAPSTSTIRRVLLAVAPASVAALARPEVADTLAIDGKTLRGSATADQAAAHVLAALDAGGRIAAQVPVADKTSEIAAVQDLLGPLDIGGAVVTADALHTQRATARYLTEQRGADYILTIKRNQPTLFDKVRRLPWAQAPTGDTDRHRGHGRAETRTVKALSIEGLGFPYAAQAVRIRRHVTDLRTGKVSWTCAYAVTSLGAERAGAARLGALVRGHWAIEALHHVRDTTFAEDSCKVRSGHGPANLAALRSLAALLLSALGRPTIPDAIRWVSYACFTRPLDLIGIA; from the coding sequence TTGCCCCACCAGTCTGCCACGCCCCAGCCCGCCATCGGCGACTTCGCCCAAAGCCTCACCGCCGTGGACGACCCGCGCAACGAACGCGGTATCCGCCACGAAATCGGCACCGTTCTGGCCGTCGCCCTGTGCGCACTGCTGTGCGGATCCCGCTCTCTGCGCGCGATCGGCCAGTGGGCCGCCAACACGCCGCACCAAACCCGCACCCGCCTGGGCTGCCGCATCACCGACCCGGAACTGGGCGTGCGCACCGCGCCCAGCACCTCCACCATCCGCCGGGTCCTTCTGGCCGTAGCACCCGCGAGCGTGGCCGCCCTGGCCCGCCCCGAGGTGGCCGACACCCTGGCCATCGACGGCAAGACCCTGCGCGGCTCGGCCACCGCCGATCAGGCTGCCGCCCACGTCCTGGCGGCCCTGGATGCCGGCGGCCGCATCGCCGCCCAGGTCCCCGTGGCCGACAAGACCAGCGAGATCGCCGCCGTACAGGACCTGCTGGGACCGCTCGACATCGGCGGGGCCGTGGTCACCGCCGACGCGCTGCACACCCAGAGGGCCACCGCCCGCTATCTCACCGAGCAGCGCGGAGCCGACTACATCCTCACGATCAAGCGCAACCAGCCCACGCTGTTTGACAAGGTCAGAAGGTTGCCGTGGGCACAGGCCCCCACAGGCGACACCGACCGCCACCGGGGCCACGGCCGGGCCGAGACCCGCACCGTCAAAGCGCTGAGCATCGAGGGCCTCGGATTCCCCTACGCGGCTCAAGCGGTGCGCATCCGCCGCCACGTCACCGACCTGCGCACCGGAAAGGTGTCATGGACCTGCGCTTATGCGGTCACCAGCCTCGGGGCCGAGCGGGCCGGGGCCGCCCGGCTGGGCGCTCTGGTGCGCGGCCACTGGGCGATCGAGGCGCTGCACCATGTCCGCGATACCACCTTCGCCGAGGACTCCTGCAAGGTCCGCAGCGGCCACGGGCCGGCCAACCTCGCCGCATTGCGCAGCCTGGCCGCGCTGCTGCTCTCCGCGCTGGGGCGTCCGACCATCCCCGATGCGATCCGGTGGGTCTCCTACGCGTGCTTCACCCGCCCGCTCGATCTCATCGGGATCGCCTGA